The stretch of DNA TAAGATGCTATCGATCGTACCTTTAATGGCGGGCGGCGGCTTATTTGAAACGGGCGCGGGCGGATCTGCCCCTAAGCATGTTCAGCAGCTGGTTGAAGAAAATCATTTGCGTTGGGATTCTTTAGGTGAGTTTTTAGCTCTAGCAGTTTCCTTAGAGGACATTGGCGATAAAACGAGCAATCCTAAAGTGAAGATCTTGGCGCGTACTTTAGACGAAGCAACCGGTACCTTATTGGATAACAATAAGTCCCCTTCGCCACGTACGGGTGAGCTGGATAATCGCGGTAGCCAATTCTATTTAGCGATGTATTGGGCGCAAGCTTTGGCCGCCCAAACTGAAGATCAGCAATTACAAGCCCATTTCGCTCCCATTGCCAAAGCCTTGGCTGAGGGTGAGACAAAGATCATAGAAGAGCTCAAGGCAGTGCAGGGTAAGCCAGTTGATATTGGTGGTTACTTCGCGGCTGATCCTGAAAAGTGCAAGGCAGTAATGCGTCCCAGCACAACTTTAAATCAGATCCTGAAAGCAGCTAGAGCAAGTTAACTCTCAAAAAACCGCATTGGCATCATAAAAAAGGCAAACCTTCGTGTTTGCCTTTTTTACGGCTACATAAACACTCAACATTGCATTGTTAACAGTGAGAGAATAGATCCCATTAAGTCCGTATTCAGTTTTGTTGCCTTTACCCTTTTATCAATATCAGAGGATTTCATGAGTATCTATGACCATAAATTACTAGCTAGTGATATTACCCCTAAGGCAGTTTTTGATAATCGACGCACACTCATCAAGTCAGCCGCAGCGGGAGCTTTTGGTTTAGCACTTGCTCCTTGGTTTTCTCGAGAGGCATTAGCCAATGGTGGCCAAAAGTTAGCTGCCACACTAAATCCTAACTTTGCGGCAAAGGATGACTTAACGAGTTATAAAAATATTACTACCTACAATAACTTTTATGAGTTTGGAACAGATAAGGCTGATCCTGCTGCCAATGCGGGAAGTTTGCAAACCAGGCCATGGACTGTCACGATTGAGGGTTTAGTCAAAAAACCAGTCACCTTGGATATCGATGCCCTACTGAAATTAGCCCCTATGGAAGAGCGTATTTATCGGATGCGCTGTGTAGAAGGTTGGTCTATGGTCATTCCTTGGGATGGTTATTCTTTATCCAAATTGCTCAATCACGTTGAGCCTTTGGGCTCAGCAAAATATGTTGAATTTATTTCTCTTGCGGACCGTAAGCAAATGCCAGGCTTACGGAGTCAAATCATTGAGTGGCCTTATCGTGAAGGCCTGCGTTTAGATGAGGCAATGAATCCCCTGACGCTCTTGACCTTCGGTCTTTATGGCGAAGTCTTACCTAAACAAAATGGCGCCCCTGTGCGGATTGTGGTGCCCTGGAAGTATGGCTTTAAAAGTGCCAAGTCGATTGTCAAAATTCGGCTTACAGAAGAGATGCCTAAGACTAGTTGGAGCCAGTTTGATGCCCGTGAATATGGTTTCTATTCCAATGTAAACCCCTCCGTGAACCATCCACGTTGGAGTCAGGCTAGCGAGCGGCGGATCGGAGATCCTAAAGGCATGTTTGCACCAAAAATCAAAACAGAAATGTTTAATGGTTATGCGGATCAAGTAGCAAGTATGTACGCCGGTATGGACTTGAAGAAATTCTATTAAGTCAGTAGCGTGATTATGCATTTGATGAAGCCTCTTATTTTTCTTGCGGCATTGATTCCTGTAGGCCGCTTGATATGGCTTGGATGGGTAGGTGACTTGGGCGCTAATCCTATTGAGTTCATTACGCGCTCTACCGGCACTTGGGCTTTGGTATTTTTATGCCTGACCTTAGCGATGACGCCCTTGCGCCTCATCAGCAACTCAGTAGCCTGGGTTCGCTATCGCAGAATGTTAGGGCTCTTTAGTTTTTTCTATGCCTTTCTGCACTTTGGTATTTGGCTGTGGTTAGATCAAGACTTTGATCTTGCGCAGATGTGGAGTGATGTAGTGGAGAGGCCCTTTATTACGATGGGATTTATTAGTTTAGTGATGCTCACCCCGCTAGCAGTCACTTCTAATCACTGGTCACAACGTTTTTTAAAGCGGCGCTGGTCTACATTGCATCGATTGATCTATGTGATTGCTTGCACGGTAATGCTGCACTATTGGTGGCACAAGGCGGGTAAGAATGATTTTGAATCAGCCAGTATTTATGGGGCTGTTTTGTTCTTACTCTTATGTTGTCGGATTCCTTACATACGCAATCGATTGCGCTTTAATAAACATGCTTAAATTACTTCGAGTCAATTTTTTTCTGACGATGCTTGCTTTGTTTCCAATGCAGGTGAGCGCACAAGTCAATGCTCAGGTAGGGGAAGCGACGGCAGTGAACACAATCACTACGCTTGATGTCCCGCGCTATTTAGGCACTTGGTATGAAATAGCAAAATTTCCGAATTGGTTTCAGAAAAAGTGCGTGAGTAATACGAAGGCAATTTACTCTGCAAAGATAGATGGAAAGTTACAGGTGATCAATAGCTGCCAAATAGCTAATGGCGAAACATCTCAAGCAATTGGTGCGGCTCGACAGATTGGGGCGCCAGATTCACCTAAGCTCCAAGTGCGATTTGCGCCAGAATGGCTCTCGTTTTTACCTTTTGTGTGGGGCGATTATTGGATTATTGATTTGGATGCCCAGTATCAGCTAGCAGCAGTCAGTGATCCCAAAAGAGAATATCTTTGGGTTCTCTCGAGAACGTCGCAAATAGACCCCAAAGCCTACAACGATCTATTGCAACGCTTAAAGCAGCAGCAATTTGATGTCAGCAAGCTAGAGCTGACACCCCAAAAGAATTAGCATGACACAAAGGCGTATTGGAGACTACTTACTTCCGCCGGGGATTGATATCTTTGAGCGAGGTTGGTTGTCTGCAAACAATATTTTTTTATATGATGATCGCAATGTAGCACTGGTAGATTCTGGATACTGCGCCCATCAACAGTTGACAGTGGATTTAGTAGCTAAAGCGCTTGAGCGGCACCACTTGCCAACGCTCAATACCATTGTTAATACGCATTTACATTCAGATCATTGCGGTGGTAATGCAACGCTCGTTGAAAAATTTAGCTGTGACATCATGATCCCAGTTGCAGAGGCAACTGCCGTCCAGCATTGGGATGAGAATTTGTTAAGCTATCAAACTTTAGGACAGGCATGCCCAAGGTTTTCTTATCAAGGACTATTAGTGCCCGGTGAGACTATCGTTTTGGGTCCCTACCCGTGGCAGATATTAGCAGCCCCAGGACATGACCATCATTCAGTGATGCTCTATCAAGTAGATCATCAAATCTTGATTTCAGCGGATGCACTTTGGGAGAATGGCTTTGGGGTGATCTTTCCAGAGCTCTGGGGTGAGGGTGGCTTTGAAGAGGTTGTTAAAACATTAGAATTGATTGAGGGCTTATCAATATCGCTAGTCATTCCTGGGCATGGGAAACCATTTACTAATGTCCAGGAAGCAATCACTACTGCAAAGTCACGCTTAGATTATCTATCCAGTAATCCCGACAGAAATGCGCGTCATGGCGCTAAGGTATTGTTGAAATATAAGTTATTAGAGTGGCGGAGTATGCAGATGGCACAAGTGCAGCAATGGATCTCTAGAACGCCAATATTCAAGCATATTAAACAGCAGCTTAATATGACTGAAGAAGAATTGCAGGAATGGTTACCTCAAGCTTTAGTCAAGTCTAATGCCGCTAAGATTGAGCAGGGTTATTTAGTCAATCTAGACTAGAGATTAAAATCAGCCAATTAAAATAAATCAGAAAAGATAGTGAATATATGGAGCGTACGAAATAATGGAGCATACAGAACATACTGTATTAGTCACTGGCGCAACAGCTGGATTTGGTGAGGCCACTGCACGACGCTTTTTGGCTAATGGCCATCGGGTCATTGCCTTGGGTAGAAGGGTAGAGCGCTTAGAGGCTCTTAAGGCTTCACTTCCTACGATGCAACAGGATAAATTACTGACTTTATCGGTTGATGTTTGCGATAGTAAGCAGGTTGACCAATTGGCGGCAAGCTTGCCTGCTGAGTTTGCTAACGTGACGATTCTGGTCAATAACGCCGGATTAGCCTTAGGTTTGGAGCCTGCGCATCAAGCAATATTGTCTGATTGGGATCGGATGATTGATACCAATATCAAAGGCTTGGTCCACATGACGCGGGCATTTTTGCCTGGCATGGTTGAGCGCAAACAAGGACATGTCATTAATCTGGGATCCGTCGCAGCTAATTACCCTTATCCTGGTGGCAATGTTTATGGTGGAACGAAAGCTTTTGTGCATCAATTCAGTTTAAATTTAAGGGCGGATCTCATTGGGACGCCAGTCCGCGTCACTTGTGTCGAGCCTGGTATGTGTTCTGGTACAGAGTTCTCTAATGTTCGCTTCAAGGGTGATGACGATAAAGCGGACAAGGTATATAGCGGCGTTCAGGCGCTTAGTGCGGATGATGTAGCAGAGGCCATTTTTTGGTCAGCAAACTTGCCAAGCCATATGAATATTAATTTGGTGGAGTTGATGCCCGTTCAGCAGTCATTCAATGGTTTTAATGTGCACCGTGGGGCCCTCTAAATAAAGGGTTAGCCCTTCCACTGATAAAACTTGGGATAGTGCCGCAGTACTACGGGGCCATCAAAATCCCATGATTTGCAGGTCCCCAAGTAAAGCGGTGGTTTATCGTCACCGGAGTCCAATAGTGCTCCAGGTATCGATTGAAATGCGGCGGTTGCCATGCTGGCCAATAACTCTCGAAGATGGGTGCATCCCTGAATACCGCCTAAGTGGGTATTAATCGTTTTTCGCCAACCTTTGCCGATTTGTTCACCAATCAGGGCGTCCATGGGTGGTATGACTTGTGGGCATTCAGGATGGGGATGTTTATCCATCACCACTTCAATATCCTGAATCACAAGTTGTGTATTTAAGGTTACTCTGACCCACATGTCATGAAATGCCTCACCGGGCTGCCAAGTGCTAGCACCAGTCGTAAAAGGATTGGATTTGAAATCCCGTAAATGGGCCTCGATATCCCATAAGCCATCTTCACGGGCATAACCCTGAAAAATAATTTCACGAGTGTGTAAGTGGCTTCTAGGCGCAGGTGATGAAAGCATAGGGGTCTCTAATTCCAGTGGGAAATATCAAAAGTATGACATTCATGATAATGGCTTCTGACGCCCATAGAAGATAAGTATTGCTTTGTAGTATGCTCAGCAACATCTATGTCCAAACCACTTCCACTCGAAAAAATATTATTTAGCCAAGGCTTTGGTACCAGGCGTTATTGTAGTGATTTGGTGTTGGCCGATCTGGTAAAGGTCAACGGGGTTCTAGCAGAAGATCCGGATGAGCGTATTGCTACTGAGGGTTTGATTCTCAATGTAGAAGGCAAGGATTGGGAGTTTCATGAAAAAGCGTATATCGCTTTTAATAAGCCCCCAAACTATGAGTGCTCTCATAAGACTACTCATCACCCTAGTGTTTATAGCTTACTCCCCAAGCCATTCGTAGAGCGTGGCTTACAGTGTGTCGGGCGCCTTGACTTTGATACAACAGGTTTAATTTTGATATCAGATGATGGTCAATTTATTCACAAGATGACGACGCCAAAG from Polynucleobacter sp. TUM22923 encodes:
- the msrP gene encoding protein-methionine-sulfoxide reductase catalytic subunit MsrP — encoded protein: MSIYDHKLLASDITPKAVFDNRRTLIKSAAAGAFGLALAPWFSREALANGGQKLAATLNPNFAAKDDLTSYKNITTYNNFYEFGTDKADPAANAGSLQTRPWTVTIEGLVKKPVTLDIDALLKLAPMEERIYRMRCVEGWSMVIPWDGYSLSKLLNHVEPLGSAKYVEFISLADRKQMPGLRSQIIEWPYREGLRLDEAMNPLTLLTFGLYGEVLPKQNGAPVRIVVPWKYGFKSAKSIVKIRLTEEMPKTSWSQFDAREYGFYSNVNPSVNHPRWSQASERRIGDPKGMFAPKIKTEMFNGYADQVASMYAGMDLKKFY
- a CDS encoding protein-methionine-sulfoxide reductase heme-binding subunit MsrQ translates to MKPLIFLAALIPVGRLIWLGWVGDLGANPIEFITRSTGTWALVFLCLTLAMTPLRLISNSVAWVRYRRMLGLFSFFYAFLHFGIWLWLDQDFDLAQMWSDVVERPFITMGFISLVMLTPLAVTSNHWSQRFLKRRWSTLHRLIYVIACTVMLHYWWHKAGKNDFESASIYGAVLFLLLCCRIPYIRNRLRFNKHA
- a CDS encoding lipocalin family protein, producing the protein MQVSAQVNAQVGEATAVNTITTLDVPRYLGTWYEIAKFPNWFQKKCVSNTKAIYSAKIDGKLQVINSCQIANGETSQAIGAARQIGAPDSPKLQVRFAPEWLSFLPFVWGDYWIIDLDAQYQLAAVSDPKREYLWVLSRTSQIDPKAYNDLLQRLKQQQFDVSKLELTPQKN
- a CDS encoding MBL fold metallo-hydrolase; this translates as MTQRRIGDYLLPPGIDIFERGWLSANNIFLYDDRNVALVDSGYCAHQQLTVDLVAKALERHHLPTLNTIVNTHLHSDHCGGNATLVEKFSCDIMIPVAEATAVQHWDENLLSYQTLGQACPRFSYQGLLVPGETIVLGPYPWQILAAPGHDHHSVMLYQVDHQILISADALWENGFGVIFPELWGEGGFEEVVKTLELIEGLSISLVIPGHGKPFTNVQEAITTAKSRLDYLSSNPDRNARHGAKVLLKYKLLEWRSMQMAQVQQWISRTPIFKHIKQQLNMTEEELQEWLPQALVKSNAAKIEQGYLVNLD
- a CDS encoding SDR family oxidoreductase — its product is MEHTEHTVLVTGATAGFGEATARRFLANGHRVIALGRRVERLEALKASLPTMQQDKLLTLSVDVCDSKQVDQLAASLPAEFANVTILVNNAGLALGLEPAHQAILSDWDRMIDTNIKGLVHMTRAFLPGMVERKQGHVINLGSVAANYPYPGGNVYGGTKAFVHQFSLNLRADLIGTPVRVTCVEPGMCSGTEFSNVRFKGDDDKADKVYSGVQALSADDVAEAIFWSANLPSHMNINLVELMPVQQSFNGFNVHRGAL
- a CDS encoding DUF2889 domain-containing protein, encoding MLSSPAPRSHLHTREIIFQGYAREDGLWDIEAHLRDFKSNPFTTGASTWQPGEAFHDMWVRVTLNTQLVIQDIEVVMDKHPHPECPQVIPPMDALIGEQIGKGWRKTINTHLGGIQGCTHLRELLASMATAAFQSIPGALLDSGDDKPPLYLGTCKSWDFDGPVVLRHYPKFYQWKG
- a CDS encoding 16S rRNA pseudouridine(516) synthase, producing MSKPLPLEKILFSQGFGTRRYCSDLVLADLVKVNGVLAEDPDERIATEGLILNVEGKDWEFHEKAYIAFNKPPNYECSHKTTHHPSVYSLLPKPFVERGLQCVGRLDFDTTGLILISDDGQFIHKMTTPKKNIGKIYEITTPEPITQKQIDHLLRGVVLDDDPKPCLATACQKLSDNTLAMTIVEGRYHQVKRMMAAVGNHVARLHRTEIGQYVMPADLAEGEWRWLYPDDLKQLSQSVEHSHVKT